A stretch of DNA from Spirosoma endbachense:
TCCTGTTCCGCCGATAGTTGCGTTGATTTCGTTAAATGAATTATGAGGGTAATTGATTCGGAGCCAGTTAAAGGTCAGACTACGCCAGCCGTCGCCCGCTTCGGTAATACTACCACCGATATACGCCACGTTAATTTCACGCCCTTCCTTTATTTTCTGAAAGAAATTCGGCAGGCCATTCCGTTGGTGGAATTCCTGTATCCCCCTCGAAGCTGTCTTTTTAGAAGAGGTAGCACCTGTTGACAATGGTTTCTGACAGCTCCAGCCAAGCACTAACGTGAGAACGAATACGGGTAAAATCAGGGCAGTTCGGTTCATTTCTGATAAGGATACTTTGGTATAATGAATTGCTCCTCTCCCTGCCCCTCTGCTTAAACAGGAGAAGGGCCGGGTGAGAAGAATCAGTAGCCCGGATTCTGTATAAGTATAGGATTATATCTGAATCTTGGCTAACGGAATGGGGAACAGCATCTGGAATGGTTGCACCTGAACAACTGACCCACCACTTTTAACGAAAAGTCCTTTATTACGTACGTCTACCGTATTCGGGATCGAGGCATATTTCGTAAAGAAGGCACTACATGCCGCTCTGCAATCATGCCGTTCGGTTTGTGTACAATAAAGAGGCAGCCGAAGATTTGGTGATTGATGTGTTCAGTTAGTTCTGGCAAAAGCAATTACACCGTTCCGTTACGACATTCTACCGCGCTTATTTGTTTACAACCGTACGGCATGCTGCCTTCGCGAGCTTGAGGAAAGAATTTGGCCGAGAGAAGCCTACCGACGATTTTTCTTGCCAGATTTTGGAGGTAACGCCCAGTACATCAGGAATTACAATTCAACGAACTCTACCTGAAGATCGAGCAAGTTATCCGCTCGGTACTTCCTTAAAGTCAGAAGGTATTCATTATGTGTCGGTTTGAGGGAAAAAAGAATACGGATATTGGAAGCCTGAGGAATGAATGTCGTCGAAATCCAGTTGAAAGCAGAGAAACGATAGCTAGCCTGATGAAATCATTTCTTTATAAATCGTTCTTCGTGTTTGGTAGCCTGATGCTGGCTGGTAAAATTGTTCGGGCACAACAACGACTATTCCTGTTGGCCGGACAAAGCAACGCCGTTGGGCAGGGCGATAGTCGGACGTCAGCGAAATACCAGTGTCCCACTTGCTTCGATTATAACGCAAAAAAAGATTCTCTGTCGGTCTTGAAAGACCCCGTCGGGCAGGACGATCAGTATTTTAATAAAGCCAATACGGGCAGTATTGCTCCAGCGCTGGCCACAACATTACACAAACTTACCGGCGATTCAATCGTGATCGTTTCAGCAGCGCGTGGGGGCAGTTCATGTCATCAAAAAGCTGAATTAAAGGCCTATGGTAGTTGGGCCGAAACGGGTCGTTTACTTCTGTTTGCACCAACAATTGAAAAAATTAAAAAGGCTGAACGAAGGGTAAAACACCGGGTCGATGGTATCATCTGGATGCAGGGAGAACGGGATGCCAATACCATCAATGACAAACTAATGACGGCTGATGAATACGAAA
This window harbors:
- a CDS encoding sialate O-acetylesterase, which gives rise to MKSFLYKSFFVFGSLMLAGKIVRAQQRLFLLAGQSNAVGQGDSRTSAKYQCPTCFDYNAKKDSLSVLKDPVGQDDQYFNKANTGSIAPALATTLHKLTGDSIVIVSAARGGSSCHQKAELKAYGSWAETGRLLLFAPTIEKIKKAERRVKHRVDGIIWMQGERDANTINDKLMTADEYETALTTLIARFRTELGANLPFFIVLTGYYANHPREGYDEVRRIQRKVARQVPGVQLISVDPGQFPDKDWMTDEIHYSQAGLNKVGEAVANQITSQKK